From Ignisphaera aggregans DSM 17230, the proteins below share one genomic window:
- a CDS encoding molybdopterin binding domain (COGs: COG1058 nucleotide-utilizing enzyme related to molybdopterin-biosynthesis enzyme MoeA~InterPro IPR001453~KEGG: tpe:Tpen_1376 competence damage-inducible protein A~PFAM: molybdopterin binding domain~SPTR: A1RZZ3 Competence/damage-inducible protein cinA~PFAM: Probable molybdopterin binding domain~TIGRFAM: molybdenum cofactor synthesis domain), translating to MSYNAWIFTIGNEVVHGRVLNTNAFYLGRRLTLLGYFVVGNISLVDDVDIVARFLDYVLTYRPMVIVTTGGLGPTYDDRTLEAVSKATGRELELNREALEMIEKKYRSLNLLLTDERRKMAYLPRGSIPIPNPIGTAPGCWLEINHTVIISLPGVPREMEVMWESWVEPRLRSMGPSIHIVERNIRSIGIPESSLAPIVKDILKKFPDVYIKTHPRDEERDRYVIDIYIMYSNRSREIAEKIVNEVVVMLQNEIRKRYGVNIITNI from the coding sequence ATGAGTTATAATGCATGGATTTTCACAATAGGTAATGAAGTTGTGCATGGCAGGGTATTGAATACTAATGCATTTTATCTTGGAAGAAGGTTAACTCTTTTAGGATATTTTGTAGTTGGAAATATTTCTCTAGTGGATGATGTTGATATAGTTGCAAGATTTTTAGACTATGTATTGACATATAGACCTATGGTTATAGTTACTACAGGTGGTTTAGGACCTACATACGATGATAGAACCTTGGAAGCAGTTTCAAAGGCAACTGGGAGAGAGCTGGAATTGAATAGAGAAGCACTTGAAATGATAGAGAAGAAATATCGATCTCTAAACCTACTGCTTACCGATGAGAGGAGGAAGATGGCCTATTTACCAAGGGGTTCAATACCTATTCCAAATCCTATAGGTACTGCACCTGGATGTTGGCTTGAGATAAATCATACAGTAATTATCTCTCTACCAGGTGTTCCAAGGGAGATGGAGGTGATGTGGGAATCGTGGGTTGAACCTAGGCTTAGATCTATGGGCCCTTCTATACATATTGTTGAAAGAAATATTAGATCTATTGGCATTCCAGAATCCTCATTAGCACCAATAGTTAAGGATATATTAAAGAAGTTTCCCGATGTATATATAAAGACTCATCCTAGAGATGAGGAGAGAGATAGATATGTTATAGATATATACATAATGTATTCCAATAGATCTAGGGAGATAGCGGAGAAGATAGTTAATGAAGTAGTAGTGATGCTACAGAATGAAATAAGGAAGAGATATGGAGTTAACATTATTACTAACATATAA
- a CDS encoding conserved hypothetical protein (KEGG: cma:Cmaq_0827 hypothetical protein~SPTR: A8MD06 Putative uncharacterized protein), which translates to MKVLHEFVPTRRFLRMAEETASLVDGWNITDSAAGIPAPSGTAVGCVLKIKYPDKIVIPIFVLNYKGPVEVGALALAADAVGLDGLVLTFGDEPKYGEPLAPRYWKSSEDARDFLRREIKLRTTKLGCLLSPQPVRPRYGKQFFTPEEMIARVKTGWDFAFFMRLSDETFPLLEKVASEVKKLGLPIYTYLLIETPKNKETLARIGWKPTTTLEKAEEYIAKLQGLVDGVIATCAGDFEGDKELLKKIQSYRK; encoded by the coding sequence ATGAAAGTTTTACATGAGTTTGTCCCAACAAGAAGATTTTTGAGGATGGCTGAAGAAACCGCTAGTCTTGTCGATGGGTGGAACATTACTGATAGTGCAGCAGGTATCCCTGCACCTAGTGGAACTGCTGTAGGATGTGTTTTAAAGATTAAATATCCTGATAAAATTGTTATACCTATCTTTGTATTAAATTATAAAGGTCCTGTTGAAGTTGGAGCTTTAGCTCTTGCAGCAGATGCTGTTGGTCTTGATGGACTTGTTTTAACATTTGGCGATGAGCCAAAGTATGGAGAACCTCTAGCACCTAGATATTGGAAGTCTTCTGAAGATGCAAGAGATTTCCTTAGAAGAGAGATAAAACTTAGAACAACTAAACTAGGCTGTCTACTCTCACCACAGCCAGTGAGACCTCGATACGGTAAACAGTTCTTTACGCCAGAAGAGATGATCGCTAGAGTAAAAACTGGTTGGGATTTTGCATTCTTTATGAGACTAAGTGATGAAACATTTCCATTATTGGAGAAGGTAGCTTCAGAGGTAAAGAAACTTGGACTACCAATATATACATATCTCCTCATAGAAACACCAAAGAATAAAGAGACTCTAGCTAGAATTGGATGGAAACCAACAACAACTTTAGAAAAAGCAGAGGAGTATATAGCTAAACTCCAAGGACTTGTAGATGGTGTTATAGCTACCTGTGCAGGAGATTTCGAAGGAGATAAGGAACTACTCAAAAAGATACAAAGCTATAGAAAATAA
- a CDS encoding NUDIX hydrolase (InterPro IPR020476:IPR000086:IPR020084~KEGG: tpe:Tpen_1768 NUDIX hydrolase~PFAM: NUDIX hydrolase~SPTR: A1S133 NUDIX hydrolase~PFAM: NUDIX domain) translates to MEIPIVLEERFLCRGRRLEVIQRIYRYGDKEFIRDIVRFGRSVAIVPLKDDGTVIMIKQFRAPLNRWIIEIPAGRVEPDENPDDAARRELIEEIGYEPLELRKIISIYMSPGYSDEVLDIYIAKKLVARERKPEVGELIEIIEMPINRAIEYLIAQGETDSKTLLALLLTKNYMEKGDNISQ, encoded by the coding sequence ATGGAAATCCCTATTGTATTAGAAGAAAGATTTTTGTGTAGAGGTAGAAGGTTAGAGGTTATACAGAGGATATATAGATATGGAGATAAGGAGTTTATTAGAGATATTGTGAGATTCGGTAGATCTGTAGCCATAGTTCCACTAAAAGATGATGGCACTGTTATAATGATTAAACAGTTTAGAGCCCCTTTAAATAGATGGATAATAGAGATACCTGCAGGTAGAGTTGAACCAGATGAAAATCCTGATGATGCTGCTAGAAGAGAGCTTATTGAGGAGATAGGTTATGAACCTCTAGAACTCAGAAAGATAATCTCGATATATATGTCACCTGGATATAGTGATGAAGTTCTAGATATCTATATAGCTAAAAAACTTGTTGCAAGAGAGAGGAAGCCGGAGGTTGGAGAGCTTATAGAGATTATTGAGATGCCAATCAATAGAGCGATAGAGTATCTTATAGCTCAGGGAGAGACAGATTCAAAGACACTTTTAGCTTTACTATTAACAAAGAACTATATGGAGAAGGGGGATAATATCTCTCAATAA
- a CDS encoding Tetrahydromethanopterin S-methyltransferase (COGs: COG1962 Tetrahydromethanopterin S-methyltransferase subunit H~InterPro IPR002856~KEGG: afu:AF0009 tetrahydromethanopterin S-methyltransferase subunit H~PFAM: Tetrahydromethanopterin S-methyltransferase MtrH subunit~PRIAM: Tetrahydromethanopterin S-methyltransferase~SPTR: O30226 N5-methyltetrahydromethanopterin:coenzyme M methyltransferase (Mtr) (Methanobacterium thermoautotro)~PFAM: Tetrahydromethanopterin S-methyltransferase MtrH subunit~TIGRFAM: N5-methyltetrahydromethanopterin:coenzyme M methyltransferase subunit H): MFKFKITQRVVEVSGIKIGGNPGENPPVLIGTIFYHGHKIVVDEKKGEFGRDSAEKLIRDVEEYSDKTKLPAMIDVTAGSPEAMVRYLDFVASITKLPILVDAPSIDIAREALRYVADSGLNERVIYNSLTYKSRDDEYSTLREYRIRNAIALLYTDKILDINARINAFETISKKASEFQIVNLLVDTFVIDIPSLAVAIKTGLEIKSRYGYPWGCGAHNAISAQRKAFKERFGKEGLESSELSANLVPIVMSSDFLLYGPIERAREIFPAAYVIYTSYRYLLRTKTPLIEI; the protein is encoded by the coding sequence GTGTTTAAATTCAAGATAACACAGAGAGTTGTTGAGGTAAGTGGTATAAAGATCGGTGGTAATCCTGGTGAAAATCCACCTGTACTTATAGGCACAATCTTTTATCATGGGCATAAGATTGTTGTTGATGAGAAGAAGGGAGAGTTTGGTAGAGATAGTGCTGAGAAGCTGATTAGAGATGTTGAGGAGTATTCTGATAAGACTAAATTACCCGCTATGATTGATGTTACTGCTGGAAGCCCTGAAGCTATGGTTAGATATCTCGATTTTGTAGCTAGTATAACAAAGCTACCTATACTAGTTGATGCACCATCTATAGATATTGCAAGGGAGGCTCTTAGATATGTTGCTGATAGTGGTCTAAATGAAAGAGTTATATATAATTCACTTACATATAAATCTAGAGATGATGAATACAGTACACTTAGGGAGTATAGGATAAGAAATGCTATTGCTCTTCTTTATACTGATAAGATATTAGATATTAATGCAAGAATAAATGCATTTGAGACTATTTCTAAGAAAGCAAGTGAGTTTCAAATTGTCAACCTATTGGTAGATACATTTGTAATAGATATACCGAGTCTTGCGGTAGCTATAAAGACGGGTCTAGAGATTAAGTCTAGATATGGTTATCCGTGGGGATGTGGAGCTCATAACGCAATTTCAGCTCAGAGAAAAGCGTTTAAGGAGAGATTTGGTAAAGAGGGTTTAGAGTCATCAGAACTTTCAGCTAATCTAGTACCAATAGTAATGAGTTCAGACTTCCTACTCTATGGACCAATAGAAAGAGCTAGAGAGATATTTCCTGCTGCATATGTAATATATACATCATACAGGTATCTACTACGAACAAAAACACCGTTGATAGAGATCTAG